Sequence from the Deltaproteobacteria bacterium genome:
TGCCAAGGAAACGTCCTCTTCAGAAGGTAAAATTTGGAACTTCATACTATTCATAATTCACCCTCAAATTTTTCATTATTTAACATCCAGAAACCCTTTCGTTTGATGCTATTCGAAATAATCGAAAAACGCAATAGGAGTAATAAAATTGTGGAAAACAGCAATAGACTTCTTTCGTAACCGTCACGAGCAATTGGCCTGCAAGGCGCGGTGGGACCCGTTTCCCGCAGCGTACGATATGTACGTGAGGACAAACGGGGGAACCGCAACGCCGCAGGGCATTTGCGCAGTAGGTTACGAAAGAAGTCTAATATCAACTCAACAACTTATAACCCCGACGAAATAAATAGGCACAAAGTGCCAGGGAAAGCAGGGCGAGAGTCGAAATAAAAGAAATGGAAATAGCGAAAGGGACATCCCCCTTCCCCAAGGTGGCCCAGCGGAGGGCATCCACCAGGTAAAAGATGGGATTCAAGAGGCTGACCTTTTGCCAAAGCGGGGGCAGCATGTGAATGGAGTAAAAAACTCCGCCTAAATAAATGAAGGGAGAAATGACGAAATTGGTAAAAGTGGCAATTTGGTCCCAGGATTCGCTCCACAGGGCAGAAATGATTCCCAGGCAGGAAAACAACAGCGAACTCATCAGTAAAACCAGCAGCAGGTAGCCAAAATGATAAAAAGGCAGGGGGATGAAGATCTTGGAAACTGCCAAAGTCAGAATTCCAATCAAGGCCCCGCGGAGGATGCCTCCCAACACAAAGGCAAATACCACCTGAAAAGGGGACAAGGGAGCGGCCAGAATATTTTCGATGGATCTATCCATACGCGCCATAAAAAGCGAGGTAGAAGTGTTGGCGTAAGCGTTGTTGATAACCCCCATCGCCGCAAGTCCTGGGAGCATAAACACGATGTAAGGAAAACCACCTACTTCTTTGATGCGCGAGCCCAGGGAAAAACCAAAAATAAAAATATAAAGCGCGGTCGTAATAATGGGAGGGGCTATTGTTTGCTTGGAGAGGCGTGCAAAACGGTAATATTCGCGTTCGATCAAGGTCCTAAATCCGATAAAATTTTGGGTCATAACTTTCTTCCCGTCAGCGTCACAAACACGTCTTCCAAAGAACCGTGGCACACTTGCATATCAAGTACAGGATTTGCCCCCTGAAGATTGGCCCGTTCCAAGAGTTCGCTGATCTGTATCCCCACTTTTGCCTGGGTTAAAGTGAGCCTATTGTCTTCCATCTTTATTTCAGAAAATCCTTTAAAATCACCGTAGTGCAGTTTATCTCTAAATGTAATCTCCACTTTTTCTTTGCAGTATTTGGCGATCAGTTCCCTAGGCCTTCCCATTTCGATGATCTGACCATGGTTGATGATGGCCACCCGCTCACAGAGCAGCTCCGCCTCATCAATATAATGAGTGGTGAGTAAAATAGTGGTGCCATCCTCATTTAAATTTTGGAGATAAGACCAAAGTTCGCGACGTTGTTCCACATCCACACCTGCCGTCGGTTCATCCAGAATCAGAATTTTGGGCTTGCTGATGAGGGCCCGCGCGATGAGCAAGCGCCGTTGCATGCCTCCGGAGAGCTTATAAAATGGCTCGGTGGATTTTTCCTTTAACCGAAATTGGGTAAGTAAATCCTGGGTGCGCTCTCTGGCATATTTGTGCGAGAATCCGTAAAAACCCGCCTGAAATTCCAGCGTTTTTCGGATATTAAAAAAGCGATCGACATTGATTTCTTGAGGGGCAAAGCCAATCATCTGGCGAGTGTCAATAGTCTGTGGACTCACCTGTTTGCCGAAGACTGAAATTTGTCCTGAATCGGGTTTCACCAAACCGACGACCGATCCGATCAAAGTGGTTTTGCCCGCCCCATTAGGACCCAGCAGACCAAAAAATTCTCCTTCTTCGATCTCCAGATCGAGGCCTTTCAGGGCTTGCAGGCTTTTATATTTTTTGCAGAGCTGATTGATTTTAATGGCGTGCATAGATTTACTTCTTCACCCAAACCCCATCCTCAAATCTCCACTCGGTTTTTTTGGTTTCAAACCCCTTGTTGGGATGAGCTGCATCAAAACCGGTGACTTGTTCAATGATTTTCGTTTTTTCCAACTTGATGCTTTTCTTGCTTGTCCCACTCGTCCCCGTATTCCAAAGAGCGGCTTTTTCTGTTTTATCCACCTTCTTTTTCATCCACTGCAAGGTTTTTCCATCCCATTTCAAGAGACCAATTTTTTCCGTGCTCTCCCCCGAACTATCGAAATGCAAAATAATTTCCGGTAAGCCATCTTTATCAATATCCACCAAATCGGCGCTTTTAAAACGGGCGATGCCTTTCAAATGCTTGTCACCGCTACTTTTAAGCAAATTGATTTCGCTGATTTTATCGTAACCTTCCGCACTTCTTTGCACCATGGCCACCACCGGTTTCAGCACATCCGGATTGCGGATCTTATCTGCAGACTTGCCTTCCGGCACTAGGCCATAAGAGATCAGCAGGAGTTGTTTCCCTCCTTTTTTATCGGGATAATCGAGCTTGATATAGTCGTCTTGCCAGGCATGCTCCGGCAAGACGTTTTTGCTGATTGTTTTTTTAGGGATATCCGGCAAGGTAGAGGCTTGGGTCTCTGACCTTTGGGTCTCCGTTTTCTGGCTTTCTGCCGCTTTGCTTTCAGGACTTTTTACAGGAACTGTCTCCGGAAAAACATTCGGATTCTTTTGCGCCTGAGTATTTGCCGGATTGGTTTTTTGCCTATCCTCCGAAGTTTGAGTCATCACATTTGAGGGCTTAGTTGTTTTGGTCTTGAAGCTTTGAAAATACCACACCAGGGCCGTTACTAAAACCAAGACCCCCAATAATTTCCAGAAAGCAAACCCACTTTTTTTTCTTCTTCGACGAATAGCCATATAAAAAAAGGCGCCCCGACTCTTCGGGGCGCCATCCATAAAATATTAAATGCACTAAACCGATTTACCCACTTTCGGGGCGATTTGATATAAATGTTGGGCCAGGCCAAAACCAAGCACTATAAAAGCGAGGATGGCCACAGTCCAATATTGCCCAAAGATGGCCCCATGAGAGGCACCTGCCATGCAGGCCAACATCGGCATGGAGAGGAAGGTATTGAGCTTAGAGGCCTTTCGCGCGTTTTCTACTAAGTTAGGATCGGGCTTTTCTCCCGTTTTAACGGCCGTGATGATCTTCTTTTGGTTAGGCCAGATGATGAACCATACATTAAACCACATGACAGATCCAAAAAGTGCCCCCAAACCTATCCAATAAATGCTGGGGCTTCCGAGATAGGCCTGTTGCTGCATCCCAAAATAAATCCAACCGGTGATGAAAGTCATCATCGCCCCCCAACGAAAGGCAAAGAGGGCCCGAGGCATTAATTCGGGGACAATCTTCTTCTTGGTTTCAGCGTCAATGGCCGCTTGAAAATTGGCATTTACGAAATTAAAAAAGTACAAATGCCCAATCCATAGAATACCAAAAATATAGTGGAACCAACGCAGAACAAATTTCACGACTTCTGCCACCGATAAAGTTTCCATAAAAACCTCCTTTAAAAAGGACTAAGGATAATAAATAACCCAAAGGAGGCGATAACATTCAAGTGGGGCTTTTCAAGGGAAATTTTTGAACTTGTCCTCTAAAAATTAAAAGTGGACCTTTTGATTATTTCAAAAAAATCACCCCAACATCGTCTTAAATCTCAGCACTGGCCAGGATCGCCGTTCGGCCAGTCTTGTGAAAGATGCGTCGGGATTCACGAGGTGAGGTTGTCCCACTGCTTCGAGTAAGGGCAAATCGTGGCGGGTGTCGGCATAGTGGGAACAGTCTTCGAGATTAAGGCCCTGGCTTTTTGCGTAACGCTCGGCCAGCTGGCGTTTGCCTTCCATGTAGGCAATGGGGAGATCGAGTTTTTTTTGCAGAATTCCATTTTCAATTTGAGGGCCTATGGAAAAAGAAGTGTTTGCCCCCACAAATTTTTCCAGGGCCTTAATTACCAGATAGGGGCCTGAAGAGATAAGCACCACCT
This genomic interval carries:
- a CDS encoding ABC transporter permease; the encoded protein is MTQNFIGFRTLIEREYYRFARLSKQTIAPPIITTALYIFIFGFSLGSRIKEVGGFPYIVFMLPGLAAMGVINNAYANTSTSLFMARMDRSIENILAAPLSPFQVVFAFVLGGILRGALIGILTLAVSKIFIPLPFYHFGYLLLVLLMSSLLFSCLGIISALWSESWDQIATFTNFVISPFIYLGGVFYSIHMLPPLWQKVSLLNPIFYLVDALRWATLGKGDVPFAISISFISTLALLSLALCAYLFRRGYKLLS
- a CDS encoding ABC transporter ATP-binding protein gives rise to the protein MHAIKINQLCKKYKSLQALKGLDLEIEEGEFFGLLGPNGAGKTTLIGSVVGLVKPDSGQISVFGKQVSPQTIDTRQMIGFAPQEINVDRFFNIRKTLEFQAGFYGFSHKYARERTQDLLTQFRLKEKSTEPFYKLSGGMQRRLLIARALISKPKILILDEPTAGVDVEQRRELWSYLQNLNEDGTTILLTTHYIDEAELLCERVAIINHGQIIEMGRPRELIAKYCKEKVEITFRDKLHYGDFKGFSEIKMEDNRLTLTQAKVGIQISELLERANLQGANPVLDMQVCHGSLEDVFVTLTGRKL
- a CDS encoding urate hydroxylase PuuD, producing the protein METLSVAEVVKFVLRWFHYIFGILWIGHLYFFNFVNANFQAAIDAETKKKIVPELMPRALFAFRWGAMMTFITGWIYFGMQQQAYLGSPSIYWIGLGALFGSVMWFNVWFIIWPNQKKIITAVKTGEKPDPNLVENARKASKLNTFLSMPMLACMAGASHGAIFGQYWTVAILAFIVLGFGLAQHLYQIAPKVGKSV
- a CDS encoding HAD-IB family hydrolase, with the translated sequence MKTIAFFDVDGTLVNGYTGYYASVELIRRKIIKKRRLPLALLYRALSAVFFIKDVAKMYEVALQDLAGTRVEEIMAIGQLVFERDVKKLVYQEGLGLIKQHQNAGNQVVLISSGPYLVIKALEKFVGANTSFSIGPQIENGILQKKLDLPIAYMEGKRQLAERYAKSQGLNLEDCSHYADTRHDLPLLEAVGQPHLVNPDASFTRLAERRSWPVLRFKTMLG